The following proteins are encoded in a genomic region of Laribacter hongkongensis DSM 14985:
- a CDS encoding helix-turn-helix domain-containing protein, with translation MTGQCAQVLNILRQHPEGVLSLELTANAAIPEAAARIHNLRHKGFNVITRIEPEIRFRGATRRNVARYSLGVPAWPAPGFFSDTEGRQ, from the coding sequence GTGACCGGCCAATGTGCCCAAGTGCTCAACATCCTGCGCCAGCACCCGGAAGGTGTCCTGTCATTGGAGCTGACCGCCAATGCCGCCATTCCCGAAGCAGCCGCCCGCATCCATAACCTGCGGCACAAGGGATTCAACGTCATTACCCGCATTGAGCCGGAGATTCGTTTCCGGGGAGCGACGCGGCGCAATGTCGCCCGCTACTCGCTGGGAGTGCCTGCATGGCCGGCACCAGGATTTTTCTCTGACACGGAGGGGCGGCAATGA